AGGGAATTTCCACGCGTCGGATTTGTCCGTCTGCATCTATCTCGGCTGTCTCGCGAAGATCGGCCTTCCCGTCGGTTGCACACAGCGAGGCAAGTTTTCTAAAAGCCTCTTCGGGCGACTCGACGGCATAGATTATTTTATGAAATTCAATGGGATCTCCGTCGGTATTGCAGATTTGGGGCGGCCGGTGCAAGCGCTCGTCAATATCCAGGAAAGCGGCGCGGATCTCGACATCATGTTCATAAAGATCCTGGTCGGTGATGGAAGGCAAACCGGCTTTAATCTGATTTCTAAGTTGGATGATTTCAGGTTTGTTTCGCGGCGGGATGACGGTTGCAGCCAGCCCGATGAGCATGCCGACGCCCTCTACGCTTACCGCCCGGCCGAACAGGATATCGGCGGGTTTGACATATCGGGAGCCGCTGCGCTCTTCAACGCTGATTTCAGCGCCGGTCAATGCATCCCGCAGGCTGATTCCCTTGCCCGGCTCCACCTTTAAGACCTCCCAGAGTGAGTATGGTTTGCGATTGACGGCGCCGATCAGGGCGAGCTCCATAGGCTCCAGCTGCGTCCCTTTATCCATCGCATAAAGTTCTGCCACGGTGCGATCCGGCGGTCCGTTCAGCTTGAAATCCTCGTCGAATTCGTCGTATTCCCAGTTGAATAGAAGCCAGGGTACAAAGAGCGGCCGCTGGCGATCCATACACTCGGAATCCGGCGCTTCCTTATCATCTTCGGGCCAGATCCAAAATTCATTCAGTGCGCAAGAGAAGATATCCTTACCGAAGGTTTTAACGGCATACTTCATCAGGCGTTCGGCAAGCCTGTCATGTGCCGCCGAAAGTCGTCGGTAGCGAAGCTCAACTGAAGTCGTCACATTGCCGCTCAAACAGCATTTCTTGTATTTTCTGCCGTTGCCGCAGGGGCAGGGATCGTTTCGGCCAATCTGCATTCGTCATTGCCTCCGGGTTTCTTGTTCATGTAATTTTTCTTTACCACATGTGACAATTTTAGGAAAGCGGCATATTTGCCATGAATTTTTGTAAGGACTTTTGGTTTTCCTCGACAAAAGGACAAAAAAGTTGAAATGGGGATGGAAACAGCCTAAACCTTTTGGAGGAAAGCTGTTCGATAGGATAAAAAAACATGGCAACCTTAAAAACTCTGATTCACAACAGCCATCAGGTTGAACAACCTTCTCGAAGCAATCGAAGATCAATGAATTTACTAAGTATTACAGGAGCATAAAATGAAAATAAACGTTCATCTTATCTTTTGGGTTATTTTGACGCTTATCTTGCCGGCAACTCCGGTCCGGTCCTTCGCCGAAATGGATCACAGCATTTATGCGGGCTTGCTCGAAAAATATGTTAAAAACGGTGTAGTGGACTATAACGGGTTTAAACACGACGAGACCCGGCTGGATCAATATCTCAATCTACTCGAAGAGACGGATACAAAAAACCTTTCGCAAGGCGAGCAGTTTGCCTTTTACATCAACGCTTACAATGCCTGGACCATCAAATTGATCCTTACCGGTTATCCTGGCGTGAAATCCATAAAGGATCTGGGAAGCATTTTTAAGAGTCCGTGGAAAAAACAAATCGCGCGAATAGATGGGGAGGTAGTCACATTGGATCATATCGAACATGACATCCTGCGGCCTCGCTTTAAAGACCCCCGGGTTCATTTCGCCATAAATTGTGCAGCTAAATCGTGTCCTCCGCTGCGGCCGGAACCCTATCGGGCGGATATCCTGGACCGGCAACTGGATGAAATGGCGCGGGCATTCATCAATGATCCCCGGTCCAACCGACTTGAAGGGCAAACGCTTTATGTCAGCAGCATATTTAAATGGTTTTCAGAGGATTTCAATGATGATGTGGTCGGTTTATTTCTCAAATACGCGCAAGGGGATCTGAAAAATAGGCTGGAAGACAGTAAAAGCAAGTTCAAAGTAGCCTACCTTGACTATGATTGGTCGCTCAACGGCAAATAGACCGGGAAAAGATAAACAAAGGAAAAGGAGTTAGCATGGCAAACTATGATTATGACATGGGTATTATTGGAGGGGGTGCGGGGGGCCTGACCGTAGCATCCGGGGCAGCTCAGTTGGGAGCCAAAACGCTGCTGATTGAAAAGGAGAAGGAACTGGGAGGCGACTGTCTCACTATGGATGCGTGCCCAGCAAGACGCTGATTAAGACTGCCCACGTATACCACCAGATGAAAATTGCACCGACCTACGGCTTGCCCGAAGTCGCGCCTCCGCCGGTCGATTTCCGGGAGGTATCCCGACGCATCCGGTCTGTCATCGCTGCGATTCAGGAGCACGACTCCGAGCAGCGGTTCTGCGGTCTGGGGGTAAAGGTGGAGTTCGGCCAGGCGCAATTTACGGATGATCACAGCATTTTGATCAACGGCCGGACCTACACGGCTAAGAACTGGGTGATCGCTACCGGCTCCTCGGCGGCGATACCGCCTATCGACGGGCTTACCCGCACCCCCTTTATCACCAACCGCGAAATCTTCTACCTCGACCGCCTGCCGGCGTCGATGATCGTGCTGGGCGGTGGTCCGATCGGCATCGAGATGGCCCAGGCCTTCAATCGACTCGGGTCGCTCATCACGGTGATCCAGCGCGGCGAGCAGATCCTCGCAAAGGAAGACAAGGACCTGGCCGACACGGTCATGGAAACAATGCGCAGCGAGGGCGTCGACTTTCGTCTGAACGCCGCGGTGGTCGGCACCAAGGACCTGGGCGCTGAGCGCGAAGTGACTATCCGCGATGTCAACGGCGGGATTTCAACCATCAGGGGCGAAACGCTGCTGGTGGCCCTG
The window above is part of the Desulfobacterales bacterium genome. Proteins encoded here:
- a CDS encoding NAD(P)-binding protein; its protein translation is MANYDYDMGIIGGGAGGLTVASGAAQLGAKTLLIEKEKELGGDCLTMDACPARR
- a CDS encoding SEC-C metal-binding domain-containing protein, which translates into the protein MQIGRNDPCPCGNGRKYKKCCLSGNVTTSVELRYRRLSAAHDRLAERLMKYAVKTFGKDIFSCALNEFWIWPEDDKEAPDSECMDRQRPLFVPWLLFNWEYDEFDEDFKLNGPPDRTVAELYAMDKGTQLEPMELALIGAVNRKPYSLWEVLKVEPGKGISLRDALTGAEISVEERSGSRYVKPADILFGRAVSVEGVGMLIGLAATVIPPRNKPEIIQLRNQIKAGLPSITDQDLYEHDVEIRAAFLDIDERLHRPPQICNTDGDPIEFHKIIYAVESPEEAFRKLASLCATDGKADLRETAEIDADGQIRRVEIPWNRKGYKGKPEFTNTLMGTIRIDGRKLSVEVNSAERAKKIRKEIQKRLGMGVRFKADRILELDAMAASVIPEKQKPERSAEQDELMQHPEIQAHMAEMMKRHWEGWVNMKLPALGGKTPKQAVKTADGREAVEALSADAARERPDDPVMGDLNRNGVRRAREILGLSKSVK
- a CDS encoding DUF547 domain-containing protein; protein product: MKINVHLIFWVILTLILPATPVRSFAEMDHSIYAGLLEKYVKNGVVDYNGFKHDETRLDQYLNLLEETDTKNLSQGEQFAFYINAYNAWTIKLILTGYPGVKSIKDLGSIFKSPWKKQIARIDGEVVTLDHIEHDILRPRFKDPRVHFAINCAAKSCPPLRPEPYRADILDRQLDEMARAFINDPRSNRLEGQTLYVSSIFKWFSEDFNDDVVGLFLKYAQGDLKNRLEDSKSKFKVAYLDYDWSLNGK
- a CDS encoding FAD-dependent oxidoreductase codes for the protein MPSKTLIKTAHVYHQMKIAPTYGLPEVAPPPVDFREVSRRIRSVIAAIQEHDSEQRFCGLGVKVEFGQAQFTDDHSILINGRTYTAKNWVIATGSSAAIPPIDGLTRTPFITNREIFYLDRLPASMIVLGGGPIGIEMAQAFNRLGSLITVIQRGEQILAKEDKDLADTVMETMRSEGVDFRLNAAVVGTKDLGAEREVTIRDVNGGISTIRGETLLVALGRKPNTDGLGLEAIGVELGRQGIKVDNRLRTTRKHIYAVGDVNGGFQFTHAAGYEGGIVVSNAIFHLPRKADYTFLPWCTYTDPELASIGMNEKTAAAKGIDYSVWTEAFISNDRSLAEGELTGMVKLLLDEKEKPIGVQILGPGAGNLISEWVAALNGKVKLSTIAAAIHPYPTIGEINKKVAGNFFSLKIFSDKVRKGLKFFFHLKGRACGQA